From the Panthera leo isolate Ple1 chromosome C1, P.leo_Ple1_pat1.1, whole genome shotgun sequence genome, one window contains:
- the MAGOH gene encoding protein mago nashi homolog, whose product MESDFYLRYYVGHKGKFGHEFLEFEFRPDGKLRYANNSNYKNDVMIRKEAYVHKSVMEELKRIIDDSEITKEDDALWPPPDRVGRQELEIVIGDEHISFTTSKIGSLIDVNQSKDPEGLRVFYYLVQDLKCLVFSLIGLHFKIKPI is encoded by the exons ATGGAGAGTGACTTTTATCTGCGTTACTACGTGGGTCACAAGGGCAAGTTCGGCCACGAGTTCCTGGAGTTTGAGTTCCGACCAGACG GGAAATTGAGATATGCCAACAACAGCAATTACAAAAATGACGTCATGATCAGAAAAGAG GCTTATGTACATAAAAGTGTAATGGAGGAACTGAAGAGAATAATTGATGACAGTGAAATTACCAAAGAGGATGATGCTTTGTGGCCTCCTCCTGACCGAGTAGGCCGGCAG gaGCTTGAAATTGTCATTGGAGATGAACACATTTCTTTCACAACATCAAAAATTGGTTCTCTTATCGATGTCAATCAATCCAA ggatccagAAGGCCTACGAGTATTTTATTATCTTGTCCAGGACCTAAAGTGTTTGGTCTTCAGTCTTATTGGATTACACTTCAAGATTAAGCCAATCTAG